The genome window CTCCTCCTCGGCGTCCGCCGGGAGACCGGGACGTTCCTCCCCGGCCGCGTCGCGGACGAGACGGGTTCGAGCGACCCGTCGAGCGTGGTCGACTCGTAGTCGAGGGTGCCTTCGACCAGCGTAGCTACGGTTTATAAATGAACGAGGCGGTGGCGCGTGCCTGCGAGCGGCCCTTGGCCGCGAGCAGCACGCGCGAGGGAGTCGGCCGACCGGAGGGAGGCCGACGAGGCTGGGGAGGTGTGAGGTGCGGTTGCGGTGCTGTGCGGGGTGGGACTCAAAGGGGCAGCCGCGAGGCGGGCGCAGGCGACGCAAGGACCGCAAGGAGCGAGTGAAACGAGCGACTGAGGACCGCAGCGAGCGTGCGCCCGCCTCGCGGCTGGGGCTTTGGAAGTGTTCGCCGCCGAACCGCGATCAACTATTTATAAACGAGCGGCTGGGGCTTTGGAAGTGTTCGCCGCCGAACCGCGATCAACTATTTATAAACGAGCGGCTGGGGCTTTGGGGACGTTCTCCGCCGATCCGGCATCAGACATTTATAAATGAGCGGCTAGGGGTTCGCTATTGCTCCACTCGGAATATCGAGATCCTTTATAAATCCGCACTGGATCTACGTAGCTCGTCGAAACGGTCGTTCACCGCCAGTTACGCGAGATGTAAGGTGTGCGAACCGCTGACTCCCCCTGCCCGAAAGAACAACCGTTAAAAGTCGGCGACGGGTTCGTACGGACATGGCTGGAACTATCGAAGCGCTCGTCCCCGGCGGGCAGGCCAACCCCGGCCCGCCGCTCGGTCCCGAGCTCGGACCGACGCCGGTGGACGTTCAGGACGTCGTCGCGGAGATCAACGACGAGACCGCTGCCTTCGACGGCATGGAGGTGCCCGTCACCGTCGAGTACGACGACGACGGCTCCTTCACCATCGAGGTCGGCGTGCCGCCCACCGCGGAGCTCATCAAGGACGAGGCCGGCTTCGACACCGGCTCAGGCGAGCCCCAGGAGAACTTCGTCGCCGACATGTCGATCGAGCAGGTGAAGAAGGTCGCCGAGCAGAAGTCGAGCGACCTGCTCGCGTACGACACGAAGGCCGCCGCCAAGGAGGTCGGCGGCACCTGCGCCTCCCTCGGCGTCACCATCGAGGGCGAGGACGCCCGGACGTTCGACGACCGCGTCGACGCCGGCGAGTACGACGACGTCCTCGACGAGTAGCTCCCTTTTCGCGGCTCTCCGACTTTCGGCGCCGCTTTCGATTCCGATCCGTTACATCGCGGGCCGTTCCGACCCGTTACACTACGGACCGGCTACACCGCGGACCGCTCCGCGACCTCCGGCTCGGGCGGTTCGGTCGCGACCGGCCGCACGTCGGCCCACGTCCAGCCGACGATCGCGGCCGCGGCGACGAGCGCGTAGAACTGGACGAACACGCCGGCGATCGTCCCGAGGATCGGGACCACGGAGAGGACGCCGATAGCGAGCGCGCCGGCGAGGACGACGACCGCCGCCGTGAGCCAGCCGGTCGCGTACGCCCGTTTCGTGACGACGCCCCAGAGCGCGCCGACGGCGAACCCGTCGCCGACCCGTCCCGACTCCGCCACCGCGGCGAGCGCCGCCGGCGTCACGTAGAGCCCGACGAGCGACAGGGCCAGGGCGACGAGCCCCGCGACGAGGACGAAGATCCCGACAGCGAAGGCGCCGAGGAAGGACCCCGCGCCGCCGTCGCCGGTTCCCGGGACCACGACGAACGCGCTGAGGCTCACGACCGCGGCGGCCGCGGCGACCGCGAGCGGGAGCAGCGAGTAAACGAAGACGACGGCGAACGCCTTCAGGCCGTCGACGAACAGCTCTCCCCACGCCTCGAAGACCGGCGGCTCGTCGTCGCCGTCGGAGGTGCGCCGTAGGACCCGCGCGAGGTAGCCGAAGACGAGGATCGAGGGGATGACGAGCGGGCTCGCGAGGAGCAGGAGCCCGCCGATGACGGCGGTGGTGACGGCGTCGTCGCCGTCGCGAAGGTAGGTGAGCGATGCTTCTATCATGATGGTTCTCACGCTCTTAACGCGCCGTGAGGTATTAAGATAGTACGGCAGTGTTCAGCGGCCGCCGGAGCCGACGGATTTTATCCGCCCCGACCCGACTCGCCGATATGCCCGACCTCAACCCCGTCGCGAAGCGGATCCACAACGTCCAGCCTCGGCCGGTGCGGCTCGAACTCGACACCGGCGAGACGGGCGTCTTCGAGTTCTCGTCGACGGAGTTCTTCCAGCGGGAGTTCCGCGGCGAGGGCGTCCGGACCGACGCGGACAGCGACGCCGACTTCCGGCTGATCAGCTCCGACGACTACGAGCGGATCCTGCTCGGCCGCTCCGGCTCCGACGAGGAGGGGTGGTCGATGGTCGGCGAGGTGGTCGCGGCCGAGCGCGCCGAGGAGTGAGGGGACGGCGGGCCGCCCGCGGAGCCCGACTCACCGGACGACCGTCACGGGCACCTCTGCGCGGCGCACCACGCCCTCCGCGACGCTACCGAGGAGGACACGCGAGAGCCCGGTCCGCCCGCGGCTCGCCAGCACGACGTGGTCGAACGGCTCGCCGGGCTCGTCGCCGTCCTCGCCGACGGGCTTCTCGCCGCCCGCCACGGCGAGGATCGTCTTCGTCGGGCGCCCGACCTCCAGCCGCGTGTCGATCTCTTGATCGACCGCGTCGACCGCCTCGGAGAGAATCCGTTCGCCGCGCTGCTTGGCGCTCTTGTACCACTGGTCGGAGGCGCCCGGGAACCCCCCCTCGGCGCCCGTCGCCGAGTCCGCGGGGTTGATCACGTGGAGCGCCGTGAGGTCGGCGTCGGGCCACTCGCCGGCCGCGAACCGCAGCGCTTCGGCCGCCTCCTCCGACCCGTCGACCGCGACGAGGATGCGCTTGCTCATACGCGGCGGTTCGCCCGCTCCGGATAAAAAGGGCGGCGGCGACTCCGGCTCGGCGGCAATCCGGGGCGCGCCGCGTCGCGCAGAGGGGCGCGGATACGTCTCGTCAATCGTGCCGGGTCACGCACTCCGAGAGCCCGATCAGCTCGACGGGCTCTGAGTTGTCCGGCGAGTAGACGACCATCTGCCCCTTCTCCATGTACGGCACCTTGCCGGCGAGGTTCGAGGGGATGTTGACGCTGGAGATCGCGTCCTCGTCGCCGAGGTTCAAGACGATCTTCGTGTTTATCTGTTTGAACACCGACTCGGCCACGTCCTGCGGGTCCTGCGTAATTAAAAAGAGACCCAGCCGCTCCTTGCGGCCCTGCTTGGCGGCCTCCGTGAACTTCTGGACCACCTTCTGGGCCTGGACGTTGTCGGCGTCCGCGAGGAAGTTGTGCGCCTCGTCCATCCCGACGAGGAGCGGCGTCTCCTTGATCCGGTCGCTCGCCGGGTCGTTCGAGAGCTTGTCGTCGACTAACAGTCCCGCGACCGCGAGGACGACGATCTCCTTCTGCCGGGAGGTCGGCAGGTGGTAGGTGGGGACGACAGAGAGTCCCCCCGGCCGGACGAGGGTGTGGTCGAGCTCCGTGATCGGCTTCGCGTCCTGGTCGAACACGCCGCTCGGAACCCCGCGGACCCGGCGCTTGACGGCGTCGAAGGTGGCCTCGTGGACCCGCCCGCTCTCGTGGAGCTCCTCTTTGAGCGCCGGGTCGTCGAGGTACGAGAGGAACTGGCTGTAGGTGCCCGAGTCGCCGTAGTCGTCGAAGAAGCGGTTGAGCAGCGTCAGCAGCGCGGGGTACTGGTTGTCGTTGAGCCCGGAGCCGGCCACGAGCCACGGCATGTCGTCCGCCAGCGAGAAGGGGATCGTGAACTCGACGCGCTCGGCGCGGTGCCCCTCGCCGGGGTACGTCGCGTTCGCGACGCGGGGCACGAGGGCGACCGTGTCGTCGTGGCCGCCGTGGGCGATCCCCTCCCGTTCGAGCCGCCGCGCGAACGCGTCGTCGAGGTCGGGGTTGTCGTCGTGCATCTGCGCGTACTCGTCCTG of Halorubrum trapanicum contains these proteins:
- a CDS encoding DUF4013 domain-containing protein, which encodes MIEASLTYLRDGDDAVTTAVIGGLLLLASPLVIPSILVFGYLARVLRRTSDGDDEPPVFEAWGELFVDGLKAFAVVFVYSLLPLAVAAAAAVVSLSAFVVVPGTGDGGAGSFLGAFAVGIFVLVAGLVALALSLVGLYVTPAALAAVAESGRVGDGFAVGALWGVVTKRAYATGWLTAAVVVLAGALAIGVLSVVPILGTIAGVFVQFYALVAAAAIVGWTWADVRPVATEPPEPEVAERSAV
- a CDS encoding universal stress protein codes for the protein MSKRILVAVDGSEEAAEALRFAAGEWPDADLTALHVINPADSATGAEGGFPGASDQWYKSAKQRGERILSEAVDAVDQEIDTRLEVGRPTKTILAVAGGEKPVGEDGDEPGEPFDHVVLASRGRTGLSRVLLGSVAEGVVRRAEVPVTVVR
- a CDS encoding 50S ribosomal protein L11, which encodes MAGTIEALVPGGQANPGPPLGPELGPTPVDVQDVVAEINDETAAFDGMEVPVTVEYDDDGSFTIEVGVPPTAELIKDEAGFDTGSGEPQENFVADMSIEQVKKVAEQKSSDLLAYDTKAAAKEVGGTCASLGVTIEGEDARTFDDRVDAGEYDDVLDE
- a CDS encoding ATP-binding protein, which codes for MTLEDFTEFTGDGEGDGDAPGEDDAGSAAGGDSAVDDGNATDGGSATDAAAGTSGSDAADDAFADYDATPAGSDSGLGVVSVSQGLRVAEEEEETSLKAFVTTGNRESVRLGKYLLIPYPDGERLFCRITGLEYAQEFQSDDATEIHARRQMRRDEFAERDYKFVADLEPMSVVYGEGEEMKRRMTDRVPKPGAVVEEAADDAEIKTGLKIPDDGVFLGHLSVGGEKVRTAAEPPTVDYRVKDDYGDGDPLAFRHTLVAGGTGSGKTHASKNVLRQYLDSDRTYPMGDGRESRMAVVQFDPQDEYAQMHDDNPDLDDAFARRLEREGIAHGGHDDTVALVPRVANATYPGEGHRAERVEFTIPFSLADDMPWLVAGSGLNDNQYPALLTLLNRFFDDYGDSGTYSQFLSYLDDPALKEELHESGRVHEATFDAVKRRVRGVPSGVFDQDAKPITELDHTLVRPGGLSVVPTYHLPTSRQKEIVVLAVAGLLVDDKLSNDPASDRIKETPLLVGMDEAHNFLADADNVQAQKVVQKFTEAAKQGRKERLGLFLITQDPQDVAESVFKQINTKIVLNLGDEDAISSVNIPSNLAGKVPYMEKGQMVVYSPDNSEPVELIGLSECVTRHD
- a CDS encoding transcriptional regulator — protein: MPDLNPVAKRIHNVQPRPVRLELDTGETGVFEFSSTEFFQREFRGEGVRTDADSDADFRLISSDDYERILLGRSGSDEEGWSMVGEVVAAERAEE